The sequence CTTGACGACCGGCACCGTCGCGTTCTCACTGACGTAACGGATCAGCCCTTCCCCGCCGCGGGGGACGATCAGGTCGACGTATTTGTCCATTTTGATCAGCTTCGCCACCCCTTCGCGCGACGCGTCCGGCAGCAGGGAGATCAGTGCCTCCGGCAGACCGTTGCGTTTCAACGTGGCGCGCAGCACCTTCGCGATGGCGGCATTGGAGTGCTCCGCCTCCTTGCCCCCTTTGAGCACGCAGACGTTGTTGCTTTTGAAGCAGAGTGCCGCCGTGTCGGAAGTAACGTTCGGGCGGGATTCGTAGATGATGCCGATGACGCCGATGGGGATGCTCACCTTCTCGATCTTGAGCCCGTCGTCGGTAACCCAGCCGTCGATGACCCGGCCGACGGGGTCTTTGAGCGCGGCGATCTCCTCGACGGCCGTCGCCATCGCCTCGATACGCTTCTCGTCCAGCAACAGGCGGTCTTTGAGTGCGCTGCTCAGGCTGTTCTCCTCCGCCGCTTTCATATCCAGCGCGTTGGCTTCGATGATGTCCATCGTCGCGGAGCGCATCGCCCCCGCCATCTCCCGAAGCAGGCGGTTCTTCTCCGCACCGCTCAGCAACATCAGTTCCCGGCTCGCCGCTTTCGCCTCTTCCAAAAATGCATTCATAGTGTCTCGCTTTTCCGTCACTTTTTCGGCCATTATACCAAAGGGAGGCTGTGCGGCGCGCTTCGGCCGTGATTACGCTACCATTCTTCCGTCAATCTTCCCCGGAGTATCCTCGCGTGAAACACTACATCGCCCTGTTGAAAAACGAACCGCTGCTGCGGCGCATCTCCTTTATCCAGCTTATCGCCTATTTCGGGGCCTGGTTCAGCAACGTAGCCATCTTTACCCTGCTGCTGGGGCTCGGCGCATCCCCCCTCGTCGTCGCCACCGTCGCGGCGCTGCACTTTCTGCCCGGGGTCCTGCAGGCCCCCTTCTCCGGGGCACTCATCGACAAGATCGCCCCGAAACGGCTGATGCTTGCCCTGCTGCTGATCGAGATCGTCACGACCCTGCCGCTGATACTGATCGACGACGCCGCGCACCTCTGGCTGCTTTTCGTGCTGGTCTTCGTGCGCATGGGGGCTTCGAGCTTCTACTTTACCCTGGAGATGGCGCTGCTGCCGCGCTTTCTGAAGGCCTCGGCGCTCAAGCACGCCAATGAACTGCACTCCATCATCTGGTCCGTCTCCTACACGGTCGGGATGGCGCTCAGCGGCATTGCCGTCTACTACCTCGGCGTCAAGACCGCCTTCCTTGCCGACGCCGCCCTCTTCGCCGTCGCGTTCGCACTGCTGCTGCCCGCCGTTTTTCCCCCGCACAAAGTGCGCGAAACGGATCGCTATCTTGCACTCCTCTCGCAGAGCGTCGGTTACCTCAAACGCAACCCCCTGACCCTGCATCTCATCATTCTGCATGCTTTTGTCGGTTTTACAGCCTTTGACGGCCTGGTCCCGCTCGCTGCGGAGGCCTATTACCTCCCGGCCGTCGCCGCGCCGCTGGCCATCGGGCTAACCCACGCTTTCCGCGCCCTGGGGCTGGTGGGCGGCCCGCTGCTGCTGGGGCGCTGGATCACCGTCAGAAGGCTTCCCCTGTTGCTGCTGCTGCAGGCCCTCTCCATTCTTGTCTGGGCGATGGCACTGCCTCACTTTTACCTGGCGCTTGCCGCCTCGATCCTTGTCGGCCTCAGCACGACGACCATCTGGTCATTTACCTATACCCTGCTGCAGCACCATACCGAAGAGGCCTACTACGGCCGTGTCATTGCCTATAATGACATGATCTTCCTGCTGACGGTATCTGCCGTCTCTTTTCTTATCGGTGTCCTGGTGGAGTGGGGGATGGGGCTGCAGGGTGTCATGGCCCTGCTGGGGCTTGCTTTTGTCGTTTCGGCGCTCTACTTCAGATGGATCAGCCGCCGCTTTGACCTGGAGGACCCGGGCGTGTAACCGCACCTTCCGCGTTCTGCGGGAAAGGGGCAAAAATAAGGAGAAAAAAGGAGGAGTACAGGTGAAGGGGCCCGAAGGCCCGGGGATTATTCGATTTCGGCGTCGATGACGTCGTCGTCGGCTTTCTTGGCACCTTCGGAAGCCGCGGCACCGCCCTGTTCCTGCTTGTACATCTGCTCGGCCAGTTTGTGGCTTGCTTCCGTCAGCGTCTTGAGCTTCTCTTCGATCTGCTCTTTGGTCGCGCTTTCGTCCTTGAGCGTCTCTTTGAGGGCACTGATCGCGCTTTCAATGTTGGCTTTGTCGCCGGCGTCGATGTTCTCGCCCGCCTCTTTCATCGCTTTTTCCGTCTGGGCGATCATCGCGTCCGCCTGGTTGCGCAGGTCGACAAGCTCTTTGCGCTTCTCGTCTTCCGCTTTATGCGACTCGGCGTCCTGAACCATCTTGTTGATCTCCTCTTCGGAGAGCCCTGACGAACCGGTGATCTTGATCTCCTGGCGTTTGCCCGTGCCTTTGTCGGACGCGGAAACGGTCAGGATACCGTTGGCGTCGATATCGAAGGTGACTTCGATCTGCGGAACGCCGCGCGGTGCCGCCGGAATGTCGGTCAGTTCGAACATACCGAGGGACTTGTTGTCCTTCGCGAACTCGCGCTCACCCTGGACGACGTGGATGGAGACCGCCGGCTGGTTGTCTTCGGCCGTGGAGAAGACCTGGGACTTCTTGACCGGGATCGTCGTTCCCTTCTCGATGATCTTCGTCGCGACGCCGCCGAGGGTCTCGATACCGAGGGAGAGCGGTGTAACGTCGAGCAGCAGGACGTCTTTGACGTCACCGCGCAGGACCCCGCCCTGGATCGCCGCACCGAGGGCGACGACTTCGTCCGGGTTGACCGATTTGTTCAGCTCTTTGCCGCCGAAGTACTCGGAGACCTTCTGCTGCGCCAGCGGGACGCGGATGGAACCGCCGACCATGATGACCTCTTTGATCTCGCCTTTGTCGAGGTCCGCATCTTTGAGTGCGACGTTGATGTGCGTCATCGTCTCTTTGATGAGATCGTCGATCATCCCTTCGAACTTCGCGCGGGTCAGTTTTACGACGAGGTGTTTCGGGCCTGTCGCGTCCGCCGTGATAAACGGAAGGTTGATCTCCGTTTCAGAGGCGGAAGAGAGCTCTTTTTTCGCCGATTCCGCCGCGTCTTTGAGGCGCTGGAGCGCCATCTTGTCCGCTTTGAGGTCGATGCCGTTTTCGGACTTGAACTCGCCGGCAAGGAAGTCGACGATACGGTTGTCGAAGTCGTCGCCGCCGAGGAAGGCGTTACCGTCCGTGGAGAGAACCTCGAAAGTCCCTTCCGCGATCTCGAGCGTCGTGACGTCGAACGTACCGCCGCCCAGGTCATAAACCAGGACGTTCTCTTCGCCTTTTTTGTCCAGACCGTATGCCAGCGCGGACGCCGTCGGTTCGTTGATGATACGCAGGACGTTCAGGCCCGCGATCGTTCCCGCTTCCTTCGTCGCTTTACGCTGGGCGTCGTTGAAGTAGGCCGGAACGGTGATAACCGCGTCGGTGACCGGCTGGCCGAGGTAAGACTCAGCATCCTCTTTCAGTTTGGCCAGGATCTTCGCGGAGATCTCCTGCGGCGTGTACACTTTGCCGGCAACGTCAACGGCAGCCATACCGTTTTTGTCGACGATCTTGTAGGTGACTTTGTCGTGCGCCTCTTTGGCCTTCTCTTCATTCATCATGAGACCCATGATACGCTTGACGGAGTAGATCGTTTTCTCCGGGTTCGTGATCGCCTGGCGTTTTGCCGGGTCACCGACGAGTACTTCGCCCTTATCCGTGAAGGCAACGACGGAAGGCGTCGTATTCTTACCCTCTTTGTTCGGGATGATTTTCGCTTCGCCGCCTTCATAGACTGCTACTGCGGAGTTTGTTGTACCAAGGTCAATACCGATTACTTTACTCATGTTATTTCCTTTTTACGGTTTTTCTTTTGTTTTACGTCGATGCCGGAAGCATCGATGTGCTTTAGCGCCTTAGCGGCGAGCGTAGGGAAACGGGACTTCGTTCCGTTTGCCGTTCAAATCAATTTGCAATGACGACCATTGCATCGCGCAATGTCCGCTCTTTGTACTTGTACCCCTTCTGGAAGGTACTGACGATTTCACCGCTCTCGTGGTCCGGGCTGTCCACCTGCTGTACCGCGTGGTGGACGTTCGGGTCGAACGGCTCCTCTTCGCCTACCGCCTTAATGCCGTGTTTCTCAAGCGCGCTGAGGAACTGCTTCATCGTCAGTTCGACACCCTCTTTCACCTTGGCCAGAAGCTCGGCGGCTTCCATCCCTTCGGCATCGGCGGCCTTGACGGCCATCTCCAGCGAGTCGACGACCGGGATCAGGTCTTTCGCGAACTTCTCCTGGGCATATTCGAGCGCCTGGTATTTTTCGCGTTCCAGACGTTTTTTGATATTGTCGAAGTCCGCGTGGACCCGCGTATATTTATCTTTGAGCTGATCGAGTTCCATCTGAACACGTTCAAGGTCCGAACCGACCTCTTCCGCCTCTTCGGAAACCATCTCCTCAATCATTTCTTCATCATTGGGCAAAGTTTCTTCACTGTTTTGCTTGTTTTCTTCCTGAGACATAGCGACTGTCAGACTCCTTTCTCTATGAAATCTGGACAAATTTTACCATATGAGTCTATCTATGTCAAGTACTGATTGTAAAGTTTGGTTCAATATACTTGAGCCAAACTGACTAAAGTGTATTTTTCATGCACTCCACCCCGCTTCAGAGCCCTGCAGGAGGGGAGATGGTACAATTCCACAACAAGTAGACCCGCTATGAAAAGGCCGTTTTTATGAGTATTTTTGCTTTGCAATCGCCGGCGGGAGGTTTTCTGGATGAGGATCTCAAGCACTTCAACAAGGAGTTCGACGACTGGTGCGTCCAGTTCGAAAGCTTCGAAGACGCCGAACTCATTGCCGGGACGCTTGACCGCCGGACAAGCGTGGATATCGTCGAAATCACGCCGCTTAGCTATCCCAAATACTTCTTTCATGATCTGCAGGGCACCATCCACGCGACGCGGCAGGTCGGAGACAATATCATCTGTATCGTCGAACCCTTTATGGGCTCCAACTTCCGCCTGGCCGTCTGCAGCCTGAAAACGAAAAAGACCCGGCTTACGCCAACACGCTACAAAAGCGCTTTGAGCGTGGAAGGCGCCTTTGCGACCTATATGCCGCAAACGTAAACCGACGGGCAGCCGATGCAGCGCTATAATAGTGCTTTGAACTCCCGGACGAAAAGGCCCCACATGCACCGGTTCACCCTGACGCTCATTGTCC is a genomic window of Sulfurimonas sp. HSL1-2 containing:
- a CDS encoding MFS transporter codes for the protein MKHYIALLKNEPLLRRISFIQLIAYFGAWFSNVAIFTLLLGLGASPLVVATVAALHFLPGVLQAPFSGALIDKIAPKRLMLALLLIEIVTTLPLILIDDAAHLWLLFVLVFVRMGASSFYFTLEMALLPRFLKASALKHANELHSIIWSVSYTVGMALSGIAVYYLGVKTAFLADAALFAVAFALLLPAVFPPHKVRETDRYLALLSQSVGYLKRNPLTLHLIILHAFVGFTAFDGLVPLAAEAYYLPAVAAPLAIGLTHAFRALGLVGGPLLLGRWITVRRLPLLLLLQALSILVWAMALPHFYLALAASILVGLSTTTIWSFTYTLLQHHTEEAYYGRVIAYNDMIFLLTVSAVSFLIGVLVEWGMGLQGVMALLGLAFVVSALYFRWISRRFDLEDPGV
- a CDS encoding glutamate-5-semialdehyde dehydrogenase, whose translation is MNAFLEEAKAASRELMLLSGAEKNRLLREMAGAMRSATMDIIEANALDMKAAEENSLSSALKDRLLLDEKRIEAMATAVEEIAALKDPVGRVIDGWVTDDGLKIEKVSIPIGVIGIIYESRPNVTSDTAALCFKSNNVCVLKGGKEAEHSNAAIAKVLRATLKRNGLPEALISLLPDASREGVAKLIKMDKYVDLIVPRGGEGLIRYVSENATVPVVKHDKGQCHTYIDKDADLDKALRIAVNAKVDRPGVCNAMETLLVDKAIAADALPKLKEAFDAAHTELKGCGDTRAIIDVAEATEADFDTEYLANILNIRTVDGVDGAVDHIVRHGSGHSEAIVTENYTTAERFLNAVDAAAVYVNASTRFTDGGAFGFGAEVGISTNKLHARGPMGIEGLTTYKFKIYGNGQIR
- the grpE gene encoding nucleotide exchange factor GrpE, coding for MSQEENKQNSEETLPNDEEMIEEMVSEEAEEVGSDLERVQMELDQLKDKYTRVHADFDNIKKRLEREKYQALEYAQEKFAKDLIPVVDSLEMAVKAADAEGMEAAELLAKVKEGVELTMKQFLSALEKHGIKAVGEEEPFDPNVHHAVQQVDSPDHESGEIVSTFQKGYKYKERTLRDAMVVIAN
- the dnaK gene encoding molecular chaperone DnaK produces the protein MSKVIGIDLGTTNSAVAVYEGGEAKIIPNKEGKNTTPSVVAFTDKGEVLVGDPAKRQAITNPEKTIYSVKRIMGLMMNEEKAKEAHDKVTYKIVDKNGMAAVDVAGKVYTPQEISAKILAKLKEDAESYLGQPVTDAVITVPAYFNDAQRKATKEAGTIAGLNVLRIINEPTASALAYGLDKKGEENVLVYDLGGGTFDVTTLEIAEGTFEVLSTDGNAFLGGDDFDNRIVDFLAGEFKSENGIDLKADKMALQRLKDAAESAKKELSSASETEINLPFITADATGPKHLVVKLTRAKFEGMIDDLIKETMTHINVALKDADLDKGEIKEVIMVGGSIRVPLAQQKVSEYFGGKELNKSVNPDEVVALGAAIQGGVLRGDVKDVLLLDVTPLSLGIETLGGVATKIIEKGTTIPVKKSQVFSTAEDNQPAVSIHVVQGEREFAKDNKSLGMFELTDIPAAPRGVPQIEVTFDIDANGILTVSASDKGTGKRQEIKITGSSGLSEEEINKMVQDAESHKAEDEKRKELVDLRNQADAMIAQTEKAMKEAGENIDAGDKANIESAISALKETLKDESATKEQIEEKLKTLTEASHKLAEQMYKQEQGGAAASEGAKKADDDVIDAEIE